The Chryseobacterium geocarposphaerae genome window below encodes:
- a CDS encoding T9SS type B sorting domain-containing protein → MKKFLLSLVLIFFSISTLFAQRDTEHWIAPYFMSSSATGYTNTLYMSTDSTTPFQVKIYNNNTLLTTVTISKGAPQSYTVAPALISTSNASEAATVITKGLYLKGDKPFFCSLRAAQSAHGEIVTSKGKAGIGTKFYAAAAPITYSSAFLMNFTTGIMATEDGTTVTVSGYNPNIQFVNNTPAPLSVTFTLNKGQSYILAGLGDNTPNFTGFIGAKITSNKAITVTNGNANAMYATGSQSSGSDLVLDQSVPTERLGNEFAMVRSLSPINNSYDMEGGIVIATENNTEVYLNNGATPVATLNEGQYYRILNNAYINQGNNHYNVYVHTSKNVYLYQLVGSDGTATGGYNYIPPLNCFLPRKIDEIGKVNEMPGSGGSPITLKLNILTEVGATVTYSVNGGAPITPTAAQGPYSLTGNSNWVTYAITGVTGNLAIQSNKAVTAGINGGYSTAGYGGYFAGFSSIPLISKTTGDCIPGIKLEVDDSYDTYQWFLNGNPITGANGNTYTPTQGGDYTVKVTIGSCPPETTPVFKVFTCLTKSNKTMNVCDISQVIIPEFTISTQTYNPSSVTIVTPPTNGIATVNPVTGVINYTPNVNFVGTDTVVYKFCGIAPEFVDCEQVTLTLNVSELPVVTDAILRTCFLETNTATGQFDLTIAPVSGQPGVTKKYYPSLTDAQNGTNEILTPNQYIAPNGVVFVRVTNGNGCYRIAKVTLVVFPPTKSTVLTDKIICMEDKTTLDAGPNFDGYQWSTGATTQTISDVTVGTYWVKLKTGDCWTKQTVKVYASEQPVITSVDIATTTVTVYTTGGTAPYKYSMDNISWQDSNVFTNVPRGSGVVYVKDAYDCNPISVEITIPNIINVITPNNDGVNDVLDYSELGHKSNLVIDIFDRYGTRIYQANKANGYKWDGTTNGSKKVSTGSYWFSVSWNEPNAKQTPVKYSGWILVKNRE, encoded by the coding sequence ATGAAAAAATTTCTACTCAGCTTAGTATTGATTTTCTTTTCAATCAGTACATTATTTGCTCAGAGAGATACTGAGCACTGGATAGCACCATACTTTATGAGCTCTAGTGCTACCGGATATACCAATACGTTGTATATGTCCACAGACTCGACGACACCGTTTCAGGTAAAGATTTATAACAACAATACTCTCCTTACTACCGTTACTATAAGTAAAGGTGCCCCACAGAGTTACACTGTTGCTCCAGCTCTTATATCCACAAGTAATGCATCTGAAGCTGCTACAGTGATTACCAAAGGACTATATCTGAAAGGAGATAAGCCTTTCTTTTGTAGCTTGAGAGCTGCACAAAGTGCTCACGGTGAAATTGTAACTTCTAAAGGAAAAGCAGGAATAGGAACTAAGTTTTATGCCGCCGCAGCACCTATTACTTATAGCAGTGCTTTTCTAATGAACTTTACCACAGGAATCATGGCTACAGAAGATGGCACTACAGTAACTGTTTCAGGTTATAACCCTAATATACAGTTTGTAAATAATACACCAGCTCCTTTAAGTGTGACTTTTACTTTAAACAAAGGACAATCTTATATTCTTGCAGGGCTTGGAGATAACACTCCCAACTTTACAGGTTTCATAGGGGCTAAGATTACTTCAAACAAGGCTATTACAGTGACCAACGGAAATGCCAATGCAATGTATGCCACTGGAAGCCAGTCTTCTGGATCTGACCTTGTACTAGACCAGTCTGTTCCTACAGAAAGACTTGGAAACGAATTTGCAATGGTAAGAAGTTTATCTCCTATTAACAACTCGTATGATATGGAAGGAGGTATTGTAATTGCAACAGAAAATAATACTGAAGTTTATCTTAACAATGGAGCAACTCCTGTTGCAACCCTTAATGAAGGACAGTATTATAGAATTTTAAATAACGCCTATATTAACCAAGGTAATAACCATTACAACGTTTATGTACATACTTCAAAAAACGTGTACCTTTATCAATTGGTAGGTTCTGATGGAACGGCAACAGGAGGATACAATTATATTCCACCTTTGAACTGTTTCTTACCTAGAAAAATTGATGAAATTGGTAAAGTAAACGAAATGCCAGGATCAGGAGGTAGTCCGATTACTTTAAAATTGAATATTTTAACTGAAGTTGGAGCAACCGTTACATATAGCGTTAATGGAGGTGCTCCGATCACACCTACTGCAGCACAGGGGCCTTACAGTCTTACAGGAAACAGTAACTGGGTAACCTATGCTATCACTGGTGTTACAGGGAACCTTGCTATTCAATCGAACAAAGCCGTAACAGCAGGTATAAACGGTGGATATAGTACAGCAGGATATGGAGGGTACTTCGCAGGATTCTCTTCCATTCCTCTTATTTCTAAAACGACAGGAGATTGTATTCCTGGAATTAAATTGGAAGTAGATGACAGTTATGATACCTACCAATGGTTTTTAAATGGAAATCCTATTACCGGTGCTAATGGAAACACATATACTCCGACACAGGGAGGCGACTATACTGTAAAAGTTACTATTGGAAGTTGCCCTCCAGAAACGACTCCTGTCTTCAAAGTGTTCACATGTTTAACCAAGTCTAACAAAACAATGAATGTTTGCGACATTTCGCAGGTGATCATTCCAGAATTTACTATTTCAACACAGACATATAATCCAAGTTCTGTAACTATCGTTACCCCTCCTACTAATGGTATTGCGACAGTAAATCCTGTAACCGGTGTTATTAACTACACACCAAATGTTAACTTCGTAGGAACTGATACTGTTGTATATAAATTCTGTGGAATAGCTCCAGAGTTTGTAGATTGTGAACAGGTTACTTTAACTTTAAATGTTTCTGAACTTCCTGTCGTAACTGATGCAATATTGAGAACTTGTTTCTTAGAAACCAATACAGCTACAGGTCAATTTGATCTTACCATTGCCCCAGTTTCAGGACAACCAGGAGTAACAAAAAAATATTATCCTTCACTTACAGATGCTCAAAACGGTACTAATGAAATTTTAACTCCTAATCAGTATATTGCTCCTAATGGAGTTGTATTTGTAAGGGTAACGAACGGAAACGGATGTTATAGAATTGCTAAAGTTACACTTGTTGTTTTCCCTCCTACTAAATCAACAGTTTTAACTGATAAGATTATCTGTATGGAAGATAAAACCACATTAGATGCTGGTCCTAACTTCGACGGATATCAGTGGAGTACAGGAGCAACAACACAAACAATATCTGATGTTACCGTAGGTACATACTGGGTAAAACTAAAAACAGGAGATTGTTGGACGAAGCAAACGGTAAAAGTATATGCTTCTGAACAACCTGTAATTACAAGTGTTGATATTGCTACGACAACAGTTACTGTATATACAACAGGTGGAACGGCTCCGTATAAATATTCTATGGATAACATTAGCTGGCAGGATTCTAATGTCTTCACAAATGTTCCGAGAGGAAGTGGAGTGGTGTATGTAAAAGACGCATACGATTGTAATCCTATTTCTGTAGAAATTACAATTCCTAACATTATCAATGTGATTACTCCAAATAATGATGGTGTAAATGATGTTTTAGATTACTCTGAATTAGGACATAAATCAAATCTGGTAATCGACATCTTTGACAGATACGGAACTAGAATTTACCAGGCCAACAAAGCCAACGGATACAAATGGGATGGGACAACGAACGGAAGCAAGAAAGTATCTACTGGAAGCTACTGGTTCAGCGTAAGCTGGAATGAACCAAATGCAAAACAAACTCCGGTTAAATATTCTGGATGGATTTTGGTTAAAAACAGAGAATAA
- a CDS encoding T9SS type B sorting domain-containing protein: MRKILSFLFIFFISMSTFAQLDREHWFAPMMDRTGNPNPYQKLYLSTNRSTPFPVNIYNNNVLIGTVTISKNNPQKFDVLRDYIITTLQTDLFTPITKGLYLKADFPFYANLRFSVFNHAEIITSKGIPSTGKTFYAANAPITVSNNILNFMTSILATEDNTTVTISGYKSTVQFSNGTTGLTNPTITFTLNKGKSFIIDGIGDIAGNFDGFIGAKIVANKAINVTNGNFNGQYAGNYPISSDILMDQAVPVERLGTEFALVKGNGSIGSNMETALVIATEDNTQIYVNNEIPPIATLNTGQYYVIPDSKYILQGNNHYNLYIRTTKNAYVYQMLAGDSASGSEVATGGFNFIPALNCYLPKQINELGFIDENFVLSNNNPTGILNIPTKLNLITQKGAVVTVNGNTPPANTGPFDMTGTNNWVTYGIPNTTGTITVISNKAITAGINAGSDAVGYGGFFAGFPTQPVILQTGAGCAPGIQLTVDPLIYDSYQWYRNGSIIPGATSSTYNPTQSGFYSCSVTMGSCAPLISNEIKVLNCTKQSTATYNVCTTQTITPAFTTSTQTPVPSTVSIVTPPSLGTATINPTTGVITYTPTNPGTLTGTDTFTYTFCGNDAVFPDCETVTVTIHLEALTTTNATIYACNINNQGTFNLTSANISNNSPITITYYPTLTDAQTENPTALITSTTAYTATNGTIVYAVVKNNNGCKSIAQITLSLYNLAVITPNYSGVFCDDNFDGTVTINLLNITPIVLNNPTYFTNVRYYANITDANAGNSNTLPNSWSFTTNTTIYIRVDSPDGCAAVVQPLNFSIGQPIQLLTDRVTTSICDEDLDGSKQINLLPFIPQFTTDPGVTYTFHSNLQDAQNGTTPINSTITLSGTQTIYIRFEKNGVCPAIGKIIITVKTPKKSDILLDQIICAKTTTTLDAGSGFESYVWSTGATTTYISNVPVGNYWVDLTYNGCVYRQYVNVTEAQLPAILSIDINGTTVTVNVGGGFPPYQYSLDGINWQSSNVFYNVARGSHVVYVRDSKNCQMVEKPFVVVKLINTITPNGDGHNDQIDYSGLADKTNFEFRIFDRYGAEVFRGTPTNNYTWDGRMGGRNVPTATYWYFISWVESGLIPTTVKYTSWLLVKHR; this comes from the coding sequence ATGAGAAAAATTCTATCTTTTTTATTTATATTTTTCATTTCCATGTCTACTTTTGCACAGCTAGACAGAGAACATTGGTTTGCTCCTATGATGGATAGAACAGGAAACCCTAATCCTTATCAAAAGCTTTACTTATCAACCAATCGCTCTACCCCATTCCCGGTAAATATTTATAATAATAATGTTTTAATTGGCACCGTAACAATCAGTAAAAATAATCCTCAGAAGTTTGATGTTCTTAGAGATTATATTATCACAACATTGCAAACGGATCTTTTCACGCCTATCACCAAAGGTCTTTATCTAAAAGCAGATTTCCCTTTTTATGCCAACCTGAGATTTTCTGTTTTCAATCACGCTGAAATCATTACTTCTAAAGGAATCCCATCTACCGGAAAAACTTTTTATGCGGCAAACGCACCTATTACAGTAAGTAATAATATCCTAAACTTCATGACAAGTATTTTAGCAACTGAAGACAATACAACAGTTACTATCTCGGGATATAAATCGACCGTTCAGTTTTCAAATGGAACAACCGGGCTTACCAATCCTACAATAACCTTTACATTAAACAAAGGGAAATCTTTCATCATTGATGGTATAGGTGATATTGCAGGGAATTTTGATGGTTTTATAGGAGCAAAAATTGTTGCCAACAAAGCAATCAATGTAACCAACGGTAATTTTAACGGACAGTATGCAGGCAATTATCCTATAAGCTCAGATATTTTGATGGATCAGGCTGTACCTGTTGAAAGATTAGGAACCGAATTTGCCTTAGTTAAAGGAAACGGGAGTATTGGATCCAATATGGAAACAGCTTTAGTAATAGCTACTGAAGACAATACCCAAATTTATGTAAACAATGAAATTCCTCCTATTGCCACATTAAATACAGGACAATATTATGTAATTCCTGACAGCAAATATATTTTGCAGGGAAACAACCATTACAACTTATATATAAGAACCACGAAAAACGCGTATGTTTATCAAATGCTTGCCGGAGATTCAGCATCCGGAAGCGAAGTTGCGACCGGAGGCTTTAATTTTATCCCCGCATTGAACTGCTACTTGCCTAAACAAATCAACGAGCTCGGTTTTATTGATGAAAATTTTGTCCTTTCCAATAACAACCCCACCGGGATTTTAAATATTCCTACCAAACTAAATCTGATCACTCAAAAGGGAGCAGTTGTAACAGTAAATGGCAATACCCCTCCAGCCAATACGGGACCTTTTGATATGACCGGAACCAATAACTGGGTAACTTATGGGATACCTAATACAACAGGAACTATTACTGTTATTTCCAATAAAGCCATTACTGCCGGAATTAATGCAGGAAGCGATGCAGTAGGATATGGTGGTTTTTTCGCAGGTTTCCCTACACAACCGGTCATTTTACAGACTGGGGCAGGTTGCGCACCGGGAATACAGCTTACTGTAGATCCATTAATCTATGACAGCTATCAATGGTACAGAAACGGATCAATTATTCCCGGGGCTACAAGTTCAACATACAACCCTACTCAATCCGGCTTTTATTCATGTTCAGTAACAATGGGAAGTTGTGCGCCTTTAATTTCTAATGAAATCAAAGTTTTAAATTGTACAAAGCAAAGCACTGCAACCTATAATGTTTGTACTACACAAACAATAACACCTGCATTTACAACATCAACACAAACTCCCGTTCCTTCTACGGTATCAATAGTCACTCCGCCTTCGCTAGGTACTGCCACTATCAATCCCACAACAGGAGTTATTACTTATACCCCAACCAATCCGGGAACGCTAACAGGTACGGATACATTCACCTATACATTTTGTGGAAATGATGCTGTTTTTCCGGATTGTGAAACGGTTACTGTTACTATTCACTTAGAAGCACTTACAACCACTAATGCTACAATTTATGCCTGTAATATAAATAATCAGGGTACTTTCAACCTTACGTCTGCCAATATAAGTAACAATTCTCCTATTACAATTACTTACTACCCAACTTTAACAGATGCTCAAACCGAAAACCCAACAGCTCTTATTACATCTACTACTGCTTATACCGCAACAAACGGTACTATTGTGTATGCTGTCGTAAAAAATAATAATGGTTGTAAAAGCATCGCTCAGATCACATTAAGTCTTTATAATCTTGCAGTCATCACTCCTAACTATTCAGGAGTATTTTGTGATGATAATTTTGACGGCACTGTTACCATAAATTTACTAAACATTACCCCAATTGTTCTTAATAACCCTACCTATTTTACCAATGTAAGGTATTATGCAAATATTACAGATGCTAATGCAGGAAATTCCAACACTCTTCCTAATAGCTGGAGCTTCACAACAAATACTACAATTTATATTCGGGTAGATTCACCTGATGGGTGTGCAGCCGTAGTACAACCGTTAAATTTTTCCATTGGACAGCCTATTCAATTATTAACAGATCGTGTTACAACAAGTATTTGTGATGAAGATCTGGATGGCAGTAAACAGATAAATCTATTACCTTTTATCCCTCAATTTACAACAGATCCAGGTGTTACCTATACTTTCCACAGCAATTTGCAGGATGCACAAAATGGTACTACTCCTATCAATAGCACCATAACTCTTTCCGGAACTCAAACTATTTACATAAGATTTGAAAAAAACGGAGTTTGCCCGGCTATAGGAAAAATAATTATCACTGTAAAAACACCAAAGAAATCTGATATTTTATTAGATCAGATCATTTGTGCAAAAACAACCACAACCTTAGATGCCGGTTCAGGCTTCGAGTCCTACGTTTGGAGTACAGGAGCTACAACAACATATATTTCCAATGTTCCTGTTGGAAATTATTGGGTAGATCTTACTTATAACGGGTGTGTATACAGACAATATGTAAATGTTACTGAAGCCCAGCTTCCGGCAATTCTTTCCATCGATATCAACGGGACAACAGTAACAGTAAATGTAGGGGGTGGATTCCCTCCTTACCAGTATTCTTTAGATGGTATCAATTGGCAGAGTTCCAATGTTTTCTATAATGTAGCACGAGGCTCTCACGTGGTATATGTAAGAGATTCTAAAAACTGTCAAATGGTTGAGAAGCCTTTTGTAGTTGTAAAGCTTATTAATACCATTACACCAAATGGAGATGGGCACAATGACCAGATCGATTATTCCGGGCTTGCCGATAAAACCAACTTTGAATTCAGAATTTTTGACCGATATGGTGCCGAGGTTTTCAGAGGAACCCCTACCAACAATTATACCTGGGATGGAAGAATGGGAGGCAGAAATGTACCGACAGCAACCTACTGGTATTTTATCAGTTGGGTGGAATCCGGGCTCATTCCTACAACCGTAAAATATACAAGCTGGCTTTTGGTAAAACACAGATAA
- a CDS encoding DUF6759 domain-containing protein, translated as MKNLLFLLSTLLCINLSAQGKDKDYSNILKSKNIYELNAFLRDAHPDEPRRSVIKPRVMQLMKEYIQNAAPGDPKVKTMQENLALLKRRPSTKITFDEMNAKIKEKQIAKYRAELASGVSSVKYTPSTAQNVYVANTPATATKAAIPNTEADEFNMLMASNPVEHKNKTVKILNSLFDNDPNAKECIVMIENNSDCNIIVRMEGVGNTKYRLAVPAHGDNSIVIEKGNYLFTSLVCGAQYASQKTVQKPIMVALSNPK; from the coding sequence ATGAAGAATTTACTTTTTTTACTAAGTACCCTATTATGTATCAATCTTTCTGCACAAGGAAAAGACAAAGATTACAGTAATATTTTAAAAAGTAAAAACATCTATGAGCTTAATGCTTTTTTGCGGGACGCTCATCCTGACGAACCTCGCCGTTCCGTTATAAAACCAAGAGTAATGCAGCTGATGAAGGAATATATACAAAATGCTGCTCCCGGAGATCCTAAAGTAAAAACGATGCAGGAAAACCTTGCCCTTCTGAAAAGGCGGCCTTCTACAAAGATTACTTTCGATGAAATGAATGCGAAAATAAAAGAAAAACAAATTGCAAAATACAGAGCCGAGCTAGCTTCAGGAGTATCATCAGTAAAATACACTCCGAGTACCGCTCAAAATGTCTATGTCGCCAATACTCCTGCTACAGCTACAAAAGCAGCAATTCCTAACACAGAAGCAGATGAATTCAATATGCTTATGGCAAGCAATCCTGTTGAGCATAAAAATAAAACGGTGAAAATATTGAACTCATTATTTGACAATGATCCTAACGCCAAGGAATGCATTGTGATGATTGAGAACAATTCCGACTGTAATATTATCGTAAGAATGGAAGGTGTCGGAAATACAAAGTACCGTCTTGCTGTACCCGCTCACGGAGATAATTCTATCGTAATCGAGAAAGGAAATTATCTTTTTACAAGTTTGGTTTGCGGAGCACAATATGCATCACAGAAAACCGTCCAGAAGCCGATTATGGTCGCATTAAGCAATCCTAAATAG
- the trmB gene encoding tRNA (guanosine(46)-N7)-methyltransferase TrmB: MGKNKLARFAENKILPNVVQPTREEALNGFELKGNWRKDFFKNENPIVLELGCGKGEYSVGLAKAFPEKNFIGIDIKGARFWFGAKEAVDNNMHNVAFLRSQIELVDCFFAENEVDEIWITFPDPQIKYRRTKHRLTHPDFLNRYKKFLKPGGIIHLKTDSEFLHGYTLGYLQGAGYEIISAHHDIYSALEYDPGTPHLRDIRTYYEELFSAKGKTITYIKFRIN; encoded by the coding sequence ATGGGCAAAAACAAACTGGCGAGATTCGCAGAAAACAAAATATTACCAAATGTAGTTCAGCCAACAAGAGAAGAGGCTCTGAACGGTTTTGAACTGAAAGGAAACTGGAGAAAAGATTTCTTCAAAAATGAAAATCCTATTGTTTTAGAATTAGGTTGCGGAAAAGGAGAATATTCTGTAGGCCTAGCAAAAGCATTCCCTGAAAAGAATTTTATCGGAATAGACATTAAAGGAGCCCGATTTTGGTTTGGAGCTAAAGAAGCCGTTGATAACAATATGCATAATGTAGCCTTCTTAAGAAGTCAGATTGAGCTGGTAGATTGTTTCTTTGCAGAAAATGAAGTAGATGAAATCTGGATTACCTTCCCTGATCCACAGATTAAATACAGACGTACAAAGCACAGATTAACTCATCCGGATTTCCTGAACCGGTATAAAAAATTCTTAAAACCTGGTGGAATTATTCATTTGAAAACGGATTCTGAATTTTTACATGGCTATACGTTAGGCTATCTTCAGGGAGCAGGATATGAAATCATAAGTGCACATCACGACATCTACAGTGCGCTTGAATATGATCCGGGAACGCCTCATTTAAGAGATATCAGAACGTATTATGAAGAACTATTCTCTGCAAAAGGGAAAACCATTACATATATAAAGTTCAGAATAAACTAA
- a CDS encoding DUF6759 domain-containing protein, with the protein MKGKIIFGICISILLDSCSTTYSTGTSSPSKNSPGTTSTPSVSQTEQEYNALIKTYKPETADVLTDLFNDSSNSPKTSITVTNKSRCNMVLTITGKNYSKKIPIGAGKIGYAMVLKNQNYNLSGMVCNSVYKKTQFISSSYSITLSN; encoded by the coding sequence ATGAAAGGAAAAATAATATTCGGGATATGTATATCAATTCTTTTAGATAGCTGTAGTACGACTTACAGTACAGGTACTTCATCTCCTTCTAAAAACTCACCCGGAACGACATCTACTCCATCAGTATCTCAGACAGAACAGGAATATAACGCCTTAATAAAGACCTATAAGCCGGAAACAGCAGATGTATTAACCGATTTATTCAATGATAGCTCAAATAGCCCTAAAACTTCAATTACAGTTACCAATAAGTCTCGCTGTAATATGGTTTTGACGATCACCGGAAAAAATTATTCAAAAAAGATTCCTATTGGAGCAGGTAAAATAGGATATGCCATGGTACTAAAAAATCAAAATTATAATCTGTCCGGAATGGTTTGTAACTCGGTCTATAAAAAGACTCAGTTTATTTCATCTTCTTACAGCATCACTCTTTCCAATTAA
- the rpsB gene encoding 30S ribosomal protein S2, with amino-acid sequence MAKANVKDLLEAGVHFGHMTRKWNPNMAPYIFMEKNGIHIVDLHKTAVKLDEACNALEKLTSAGKKVLFVATKKQAKEVVAKHAQELNMPYITERWPGGMLTNFVTIRKAVKKMNAIDKMKKDGTFETLSKKERLQVDRQRANLEKNLGSISDMVRLPSAIFVVDILREHIAVTEAKKLGIPVFGIVDTNSDPRKVDFVIPGNDDASKSIDMILNIVSESIKEGQSQRKADKEKSKEEGEVVSADKDADFDAE; translated from the coding sequence ATGGCAAAAGCAAATGTAAAAGACCTTCTAGAGGCTGGTGTACACTTCGGTCACATGACTAGAAAGTGGAATCCAAATATGGCTCCATACATTTTTATGGAGAAAAACGGTATTCACATTGTAGACTTACATAAAACAGCAGTTAAATTAGATGAAGCTTGTAACGCTTTAGAAAAATTAACTTCTGCAGGTAAAAAAGTTCTTTTCGTAGCTACTAAGAAGCAAGCGAAAGAAGTGGTTGCAAAACACGCTCAGGAACTTAATATGCCTTATATCACAGAAAGATGGCCAGGAGGTATGTTAACAAACTTTGTTACAATCAGAAAGGCTGTAAAGAAAATGAACGCTATCGACAAAATGAAAAAAGACGGTACGTTCGAAACTTTATCTAAAAAAGAAAGATTACAGGTAGACAGACAAAGAGCTAACTTAGAAAAAAACTTAGGTTCTATCTCTGACATGGTTCGTCTTCCTTCTGCAATCTTCGTTGTAGATATCTTGAGAGAGCATATCGCTGTAACTGAAGCTAAGAAATTAGGTATTCCAGTTTTCGGTATTGTTGATACAAACTCTGACCCAAGAAAAGTTGACTTCGTTATCCCAGGAAACGATGATGCTTCTAAGTCTATCGATATGATCCTGAACATTGTTTCTGAATCTATCAAAGAAGGTCAGTCTCAAAGAAAAGCTGATAAAGAAAAATCTAAAGAAGAAGGAGAAGTAGTATCTGCTGATAAAGATGCTGATTTCGATGCTGAATAA
- the rpsI gene encoding 30S ribosomal protein S9, protein MSIVHKIGRRKTSVARVYVKPGTGNITVNGKDAKEYFSTDVMVYKLNQPFILSETVGQYDVTVNVFGGGNTGQAEAIRLGISRALCEINAEFRLALKPAGLLTRDARMVERKKPGQKKARKRFQFSKR, encoded by the coding sequence ATGTCTATAGTTCACAAAATCGGAAGAAGAAAAACTTCTGTAGCTAGAGTTTATGTAAAGCCAGGAACTGGTAACATTACAGTAAACGGAAAAGATGCTAAAGAATATTTCTCTACAGACGTTATGGTTTACAAATTAAACCAACCGTTCATCCTTTCTGAAACTGTTGGTCAGTACGATGTTACTGTAAACGTTTTCGGTGGTGGAAATACAGGTCAGGCAGAAGCTATCAGATTAGGTATTTCAAGAGCTTTATGCGAAATCAATGCTGAATTCAGATTAGCTTTGAAACCAGCTGGTTTACTTACAAGAGACGCAAGAATGGTGGAAAGAAAGAAGCCAGGTCAGAAAAAAGCAAGAAAGAGATTCCAATTCTCAAAACGTTAA
- the rplM gene encoding 50S ribosomal protein L13 — MNTLSYKTVSANKATANKEWVVVDAEGQPLGRLASTVAKILRGKHKTNYTPHVDCGDNVIVLNAGKVTLSGNKWNDKTYIWHTGYPGGQKSMTAAELQKKDSLKVLEKSVKGMLPKNRLGAALLKNLYLYEGTEHKHEAQQPKTINVNEFK; from the coding sequence GTGAATACATTAAGTTACAAAACTGTTTCAGCGAACAAAGCTACTGCTAATAAAGAATGGGTTGTGGTAGACGCTGAAGGACAACCGTTGGGAAGACTAGCTTCTACGGTTGCAAAGATTTTGAGAGGTAAGCACAAAACGAACTACACACCTCACGTAGATTGTGGTGATAACGTAATCGTTTTGAACGCTGGGAAAGTTACTCTTTCTGGAAACAAGTGGAACGACAAGACTTATATCTGGCATACAGGTTACCCTGGAGGTCAAAAGTCTATGACTGCGGCTGAACTTCAGAAGAAAGATTCTTTAAAAGTATTGGAAAAATCTGTAAAAGGTATGTTGCCTAAAAACAGATTGGGAGCTGCTTTATTAAAGAACCTTTACTTATATGAAGGAACTGAGCATAAACATGAAGCTCAACAGCCTAAAACAATTAATGTTAACGAATTTAAATAA